The Christiangramia flava JLT2011 region CAGGTTTTAGAATATTCCTCATCGGGTTTTTCCAAAGCTTTCTCGGCGGCAGCCGCATTGTCTTTCAGATCAGCTACGATCTCTGAAACAGTCTTTTTATTAGGAGCTTCGTAACCGGTAAGATCCCATTCGCCGGCTTCCATCGTTCCGGTGATCCACCCTGGAATTTCCGCAAGATGATTGGCCAGTTGTTGCATGCTCATCGATTTTTCATGCGGTTTCCAGCTCATTTTGTCTTCTGGAATTCGTTTCAGGAATTTTTCGGTCAAAGCTACTTCCTGTTTCAGCTGCGGAATTAAAAACTCTTGGATTTTCATGACTGATGAGATTTGTTGATTCTAAGACCTAAGTTACGGAAATTGCCAGAATCGGGCTCCTGAAAAAATCATTTTCAGAAGCCGATTAATTATCTTTGCTCACAAATTGAGTATATGAAACTTTCCAAAATTCCGAAGATCAAACACCAAAACAGCGATAATTTCTTTTTGTTATGTGGCCCCTGCGCCATTGAAGGTGAAGATATGGCGATGCGAATTGCTGAACGTGTGGTCGAAATTACCCATAAACTGGAAATTCCTTATGTTTTCAAAGGTTCCTTCAAAAAGGCTAATCGCAGCCGCATCGATAGTTTTACCGGGATCGGAGATGAAAAAGCCCTGAAAATCCTTCGGAAGGTTTCTGAAACTTTTGATATTCCAACAGTGACTGATATTCATGAGATCAGCGACGCTCAACTCGCTGCGGAATATGTGGATGTCCTGCAGATCCCGGCATTCCTGGTGCGCCAGACCGACCTGGTTGTCGCGGCAGCAGAAACGGGAAAAGTCGTCAATCTGAAAAAAGGACAATTCATGAGTCCGGAAAGTATGAAACATGCCGTCACGAAGGTAACTGATTGCCAGAACGAGCAGGTGATGGTAACCGATCGTGGCACCATGTTCGGCTATCAGGATCTTATAGTGGATTTCCGCGGGATCCCTACCATGAGAGAATTCGCGCCAGTGGTACTTGATGTGACCCATTCCCTGCAACAGCCTAACCAGAGCAGCGGGGTAACCGGCGGCAGACCAGATATGATCGAAACCATAGCCCGCGCTGGTGTGGTAAACCATGTAGATGGTCTCTTTATTGAAACCCATTTCGATCCTGCCAATGCTAAAAGTGACGGTGCCAATATGCTGGATCTCTCGCATTTGGAAAAACTCCTAAGCAATCTCACA contains the following coding sequences:
- the kdsA gene encoding 3-deoxy-8-phosphooctulonate synthase; this translates as MKLSKIPKIKHQNSDNFFLLCGPCAIEGEDMAMRIAERVVEITHKLEIPYVFKGSFKKANRSRIDSFTGIGDEKALKILRKVSETFDIPTVTDIHEISDAQLAAEYVDVLQIPAFLVRQTDLVVAAAETGKVVNLKKGQFMSPESMKHAVTKVTDCQNEQVMVTDRGTMFGYQDLIVDFRGIPTMREFAPVVLDVTHSLQQPNQSSGVTGGRPDMIETIARAGVVNHVDGLFIETHFDPANAKSDGANMLDLSHLEKLLSNLTAIRKTIKSL
- a CDS encoding DinB family protein, with the translated sequence MKIQEFLIPQLKQEVALTEKFLKRIPEDKMSWKPHEKSMSMQQLANHLAEIPGWITGTMEAGEWDLTGYEAPNKKTVSEIVADLKDNAAAAEKALEKPDEEYSKTWKMTKGEETVFEMPKLQTLQTVVMNQFPHHRAQLGVYFRLLDISVPSSYGPSADEQ